In Leptospiraceae bacterium, one DNA window encodes the following:
- the rlmN gene encoding 23S rRNA (adenine(2503)-C(2))-methyltransferase RlmN — MFVLKGSSISELEEFFISIGEKKFRAKQVFQGLYADRYKSIEEFSVLSKELKQKLKNISVIPSIQLKKKIKSIDGTVKFIFEVEPNREIESVWIPTGDGNRKTICVSSQVGCTLSCAFCATGKLEFQGNLKSWQIVDQVLQIENILNDRATNIVYMGMGEPMHNYFSVMKSAHILHSSNAFNIGSKKITISTAGVITGIERFIQNSEPFNLAISLNHPDPNLRKSIMGIDEKYPLAKLLESVNIFTKTLNRKITFEYVMIPGVNMNKDSADKLVQIGKSINCKINLIPLNTEFYGWRRPSDSEIDAFKNLLEPAKVPVTLRKSSGQDVFGACGMLSLQR, encoded by the coding sequence ATGTTTGTATTAAAAGGTAGTTCGATTTCTGAGTTAGAAGAATTTTTTATTTCTATCGGAGAAAAAAAATTCAGAGCTAAACAAGTTTTTCAAGGACTCTATGCAGATAGGTACAAATCTATCGAAGAGTTTAGTGTACTATCCAAAGAACTAAAACAGAAGTTGAAAAATATTTCAGTAATACCGAGTATTCAGTTAAAAAAAAAGATCAAGTCAATCGACGGAACTGTCAAATTTATTTTTGAAGTTGAACCAAATAGAGAAATTGAATCTGTTTGGATTCCTACAGGTGACGGAAATAGAAAAACAATTTGTGTCTCATCTCAAGTAGGCTGTACATTATCTTGTGCATTTTGTGCAACAGGGAAATTAGAGTTTCAAGGGAATCTAAAGTCTTGGCAGATCGTAGATCAGGTTTTGCAAATTGAAAATATTTTAAACGATAGGGCTACCAATATTGTATATATGGGAATGGGAGAGCCGATGCACAATTATTTTTCGGTGATGAAGTCGGCTCACATACTGCATAGCTCCAACGCTTTCAATATCGGGTCTAAAAAAATTACAATATCTACTGCGGGAGTAATCACGGGAATTGAGAGATTTATACAAAATTCAGAGCCATTCAATTTAGCAATTTCGTTAAACCACCCTGACCCAAATTTAAGAAAATCTATTATGGGAATTGATGAAAAATATCCGCTTGCGAAACTTCTTGAGAGTGTGAATATTTTCACAAAAACTTTAAACAGGAAAATTACTTTTGAATACGTTATGATTCCGGGTGTGAATATGAATAAAGATTCTGCTGACAAATTGGTTCAAATCGGAAAATCTATTAATTGCAAAATCAACCTCATCCCGTTAAATACAGAGTTTTATGGTTGGAGAAGACCGTCAGACTCTGAAATTGATGCTTTTAAAAATTTATTGGAGCCTGCAAAAGTTCCGGTCACTCTTAGAAAATCTTCAGGACAAGATGTGTTTGGGGCATGCGGAATGCTGTCTTTACAAAGGTGA
- a CDS encoding protein-glutamate O-methyltransferase, producing the protein MSDIFGSLASIEDLEFNYIKDLVYEKAGIFLPPHKKIMVQSRLNSRLRANSMNNFKDYVSKLKNDKAFYEVEVLEIINKITTNKTDFFRENHHFEYLTNTFFPEKEKILQKFSVKKVRIWSSACSTGEEPYSIAITVEEYLKTKKSFEVKIFASDIDTNVIETAKKGIYKQDRLETVSDEFKKKYFKKVSEKNGVIEYEVSQNLKNLIEFKKVNLLEAPFPFKEKFDIIFCRNVIIYFDKPTQKRLFSNFHSMLEDDGILIIGHSETLFGISDDFGFLGKTIYKKKNRSPL; encoded by the coding sequence ATGAGCGATATTTTTGGTAGTTTAGCCAGTATTGAGGATTTAGAATTTAACTATATAAAAGATTTAGTGTATGAAAAGGCAGGAATATTTTTGCCTCCACATAAAAAAATTATGGTTCAATCCAGACTAAACTCCAGACTTAGAGCCAACTCCATGAATAATTTTAAAGATTATGTGAGCAAACTGAAAAACGACAAAGCCTTTTACGAAGTTGAGGTTTTAGAAATTATAAATAAAATCACTACAAACAAAACAGATTTTTTTAGAGAAAACCACCATTTTGAATATCTAACCAATACATTTTTTCCTGAAAAAGAAAAAATCTTACAAAAATTCTCCGTAAAAAAGGTTAGGATATGGAGCTCTGCCTGCTCAACCGGCGAAGAGCCTTATTCGATCGCTATTACAGTAGAAGAATATCTAAAAACAAAAAAGAGTTTTGAAGTGAAAATTTTTGCCTCGGATATAGATACGAATGTTATAGAAACAGCGAAAAAAGGAATATACAAGCAAGATAGATTAGAAACTGTATCTGACGAATTCAAGAAAAAATATTTTAAAAAAGTAAGTGAAAAAAATGGAGTTATCGAATACGAAGTTTCGCAAAATCTAAAAAATCTAATAGAATTCAAAAAAGTAAATCTATTAGAAGCACCTTTCCCATTTAAAGAAAAATTTGATATAATTTTTTGCAGAAATGTAATCATATACTTCGATAAACCAACTCAAAAAAGGCTCTTTAGCAATTTTCATTCCATGCTCGAGGATGATGGTATTCTCATCATTGGTCATTCTGAGACACTTTTCGGTATTTCTGATGATTTCGGTTTCTTGGGAAAAACAATTTACAAAAAGAAAAATCGTTCACCTTTGTAA